The Chloroherpetonaceae bacterium genome window below encodes:
- a CDS encoding fibronectin type III domain-containing protein, with protein sequence MKLFYKLLLLALAFNFLSKSLIAQSDPIGTARPLPILYYDFEVNSSRNATSPIENSIEAGINQTGGIILSPTGFGLTRNTGAGNTTLHSGFTGGGQGNALQGAVVNSVTDPGTGVTQYFQLDSVDARGFSGISIQFDAFATAVSNFNVLYSINGGGYTALTPVTGVSAFQTLSFVLPVLADSSRNIKLRFYSYRNGTGTSFRIDNLMIRAGAVLSSKTLINMRVVGDGLKSFPPTATNIFIPSVSDLEIKNSGTIATMAGQFRVAGQLALTEGTFRVVGTDTLVFHTGNNPISRVNGLLDLSNASTLRFGFTGALAGNLFSVPDDLFFSNTIGKLRIQRTNAISLGNQSISVSDSLIFTSGILITSSSGFIRHLNVASGSITGASATSHVRGPLSRILSASISVDGTDVFFPVGDGAGNYRPTTFLNIRTGGISPEIQVRINSSGATTTNPLNLTSIRSRNWFVRNITGDFTSATLRIDNESPAITNGTHLIGRSDAQSGDYNSIGGTVVGSQITSNPQELTLISGSRYFAIGFFTSAPTVSASSVGFSFVTTSSMILTWTNGNGSRRIVVAKALSAVDFVPSDLTDYSGGVNTNFTTSTDVGNGNKIVFDGTGNTVSLSGLTTNTIYHFRVYEYNGGMPSLSSVFLTGSFALASQSTSPSEPLVTVSNITFSNISTSSFTVNWTVPTSNAGERRLVTIRAFSDPQDSPTDGITYTTNPVFGLGQNLGSNNYAVYDGTGTSVTITGLSAATRYAISIFEYNGSGAALNYNTNGALVNRFTIFASEPTTHIVGLNVGTVTKNSVQLNWSTTVPSASGYVVVYSPISVTEDAQDGFNYTDGQVVLGTNRATLAVTPNSATSITVNGLNSGTSYEFRVYPFRFDGSNGETRNYYTAAVIPSITQSTNAGDTYVFEVNGGDWTTAANWNPDGLPGAGDIVQIPGGFTVINLPASISIGRLEVSSAGTAILNSGAGSTTITLTGSGTATPNALSIIAGRTLSLASSEDLTIVLSAGATGLIAGTFSNPTTPSNVNRLIVTDSAGLIVTGTVNNNFNNNGLFIGSALNSVVFQNNSIYSANNANSIRVFGAAAPNSIPIFNTGSIYRITANARIDTVIQNRRLRRVELTSATFNQTSTSSGFFECDSLAITAITTQTPAFNFTGGLRINNELSYTSSTGSINFNDGTINVGAGSPFKIRSTAGNLNFGGTSNFVVNNTGGIQLLNNASPSFNSTLTLTNGNIISSLTAIPTIGSSATVNGGSAVSYIEGPLRRVLATTTPTVFPIGKGGVYNPLTVVPQNATSVTYTAEYFNAPFSDVTSVTAPLNNVSILNYYNLTRAVSLIDAQVVLSWDGTSGVSDLVDLRVARWNGSSWVDAGVASTTGNASAGTIRSGVISIFPSNITLGSTSTDNPLPVELATFTHKVTRGGVELKWETISEANNAGFTIQRRGVGVEEWSSLGFVRGNGTTSERKSYTFTDKEAKGKYEYRLAQVDFDGTLNFSSVIEVNATLPREFALGQNYPNPFNPSTTIRYDVAEFSDISLRVYDILGREVATLINQAQDAGTYQVPFQAGNLGLSSGVYFYRITAKSSSSTFVQTKKMMLLK encoded by the coding sequence GAAATACTGGTGCAGGAAATACTACGCTACATAGTGGATTTACTGGTGGTGGGCAAGGAAATGCGTTACAAGGGGCTGTCGTTAATTCAGTGACCGATCCCGGTACAGGGGTAACTCAGTACTTTCAATTGGATAGTGTTGATGCACGAGGATTTAGTGGAATTTCAATTCAATTTGATGCCTTTGCCACTGCCGTTTCTAATTTTAATGTCCTTTATAGTATTAACGGCGGAGGCTACACTGCTCTGACTCCTGTTACCGGAGTATCCGCTTTCCAAACATTATCCTTTGTATTACCGGTATTAGCAGATAGCAGCAGAAATATCAAACTACGTTTTTATTCATATCGAAACGGAACAGGTACCTCCTTTCGTATTGATAATTTAATGATCCGTGCCGGAGCTGTATTATCGTCAAAAACATTAATTAACATGAGGGTAGTTGGGGATGGTTTGAAATCGTTTCCACCAACAGCAACCAACATCTTCATTCCTTCTGTTTCTGACTTAGAGATAAAAAACTCCGGAACAATTGCAACTATGGCGGGTCAATTTCGGGTTGCAGGTCAATTGGCACTTACAGAAGGGACATTTCGTGTGGTGGGTACGGATACCCTCGTTTTTCATACCGGGAATAATCCAATTTCAAGAGTTAATGGTTTGCTCGATTTATCAAATGCTTCAACGCTGAGGTTTGGATTCACGGGAGCATTAGCTGGAAATTTATTTTCGGTACCTGATGATCTATTCTTTTCGAATACTATCGGTAAGCTAAGAATTCAACGAACGAATGCAATTTCTTTAGGTAATCAGAGTATCTCTGTTTCGGATAGTTTAATTTTTACAAGTGGAATTTTGATTACTTCATCCAGTGGGTTTATTCGTCATTTAAATGTCGCTTCAGGTTCAATCACAGGTGCGAGTGCAACTTCACATGTTCGTGGGCCATTATCAAGAATTCTTTCTGCCTCGATTTCTGTAGATGGTACGGATGTATTTTTTCCGGTTGGAGATGGGGCTGGAAACTATCGCCCTACTACTTTTCTAAATATTCGTACTGGGGGAATATCTCCCGAAATTCAAGTCAGGATAAACTCCTCAGGTGCGACAACGACAAATCCACTAAACCTTACATCCATTAGAAGTAGAAATTGGTTTGTTCGAAATATTACTGGAGATTTTACGAGTGCCACATTAAGAATCGATAATGAATCACCGGCAATTACAAATGGAACGCATTTGATTGGTCGCTCGGATGCTCAATCAGGTGACTATAATTCAATTGGGGGGACAGTCGTTGGAAGTCAAATTACTTCTAACCCACAAGAACTCACCCTCATTTCAGGTTCACGTTATTTTGCGATTGGCTTTTTTACCTCTGCCCCAACCGTTTCAGCTTCATCAGTTGGATTTAGTTTTGTCACCACAAGTTCGATGATTTTAACTTGGACGAATGGAAATGGGTCGAGAAGAATTGTCGTGGCAAAAGCACTCTCTGCTGTTGATTTTGTTCCTTCTGATCTTACTGATTATTCCGGCGGTGTGAATACAAATTTTACGACCTCGACAGATGTCGGCAATGGTAATAAAATTGTGTTTGATGGAACTGGAAATACAGTTTCATTAAGTGGTCTTACAACTAATACCATTTATCACTTTCGAGTGTATGAATATAATGGAGGAATGCCCTCACTCTCATCGGTGTTTTTAACAGGTTCATTTGCTTTGGCTTCGCAAAGTACATCTCCATCTGAACCTTTGGTTACGGTATCGAATATTACTTTCTCAAATATTTCAACATCGTCATTTACTGTTAATTGGACTGTCCCAACTTCAAATGCTGGCGAAAGAAGGTTAGTGACAATACGAGCATTTAGTGATCCACAAGATTCTCCGACGGATGGGATAACCTATACAACTAATCCTGTATTTGGCTTAGGTCAAAATTTGGGATCCAACAATTATGCTGTTTATGATGGAACTGGAACAAGTGTGACGATTACGGGTTTGAGTGCTGCAACACGCTATGCAATTTCAATTTTTGAATATAATGGCAGTGGCGCGGCTCTTAATTACAATACGAATGGAGCTTTAGTGAATCGATTTACAATATTTGCCTCAGAACCGACTACGCATATTGTAGGTCTCAATGTTGGAACTGTTACAAAAAACAGCGTTCAATTGAATTGGTCAACGACTGTTCCTTCTGCAAGTGGATATGTTGTGGTTTATAGCCCAATCTCTGTAACAGAAGATGCTCAAGACGGCTTTAACTACACAGATGGTCAAGTGGTGCTAGGAACCAACCGAGCAACGCTTGCCGTGACACCAAACAGCGCAACCTCAATAACGGTAAATGGTCTTAACTCCGGAACTTCGTATGAATTTCGAGTATATCCCTTTCGCTTTGATGGATCTAATGGGGAAACGCGCAACTACTACACTGCAGCCGTTATACCAAGCATTACCCAATCGACAAACGCGGGCGACACCTATGTTTTTGAAGTTAATGGAGGAGATTGGACAACAGCAGCAAACTGGAATCCCGATGGGCTTCCCGGTGCAGGGGATATTGTTCAAATTCCGGGTGGTTTTACGGTGATAAATCTCCCTGCTTCTATCTCAATTGGGCGATTAGAAGTTTCGAGTGCGGGAACTGCAATTTTAAATAGTGGTGCAGGTAGTACCACGATTACACTCACCGGTAGTGGAACCGCGACGCCGAATGCCCTTTCAATTATTGCAGGGAGAACCTTAAGTCTGGCGTCTTCTGAAGATTTGACCATTGTTCTTAGTGCCGGTGCTACGGGTTTAATTGCAGGGACATTTTCAAATCCCACAACTCCATCAAATGTGAACCGCTTGATCGTTACTGATTCTGCAGGGCTGATTGTGACTGGAACTGTCAACAACAACTTTAATAACAATGGTTTGTTTATCGGTTCTGCTTTGAATAGTGTCGTGTTTCAGAATAATTCGATTTATTCAGCCAATAACGCCAATAGCATTCGTGTTTTTGGGGCAGCAGCTCCGAATTCAATTCCAATTTTTAATACTGGTTCGATTTACCGTATTACAGCAAATGCACGCATTGATACTGTTATTCAAAATCGGCGTTTAAGACGAGTGGAATTAACATCGGCAACGTTTAATCAAACTTCAACTTCTAGTGGTTTTTTTGAATGTGATTCTCTTGCGATAACTGCAATAACAACTCAAACTCCTGCGTTTAATTTCACAGGGGGGTTACGAATCAATAATGAATTAAGTTATACATCCTCAACTGGTTCTATAAACTTTAATGATGGCACGATAAATGTTGGAGCAGGTTCACCGTTCAAGATTCGTAGCACAGCAGGAAATCTTAATTTTGGTGGAACAAGTAATTTTGTGGTCAACAATACAGGAGGAATACAACTCTTGAATAATGCTTCGCCATCCTTTAATTCTACCTTGACACTTACCAACGGCAATATTATTTCCTCTTTAACAGCGATTCCAACCATAGGCAGTTCTGCAACTGTAAATGGTGGTTCTGCAGTAAGTTATATTGAAGGTCCGCTTCGAAGGGTATTAGCAACCACGACACCCACGGTATTTCCAATAGGAAAAGGTGGGGTTTACAACCCACTTACTGTTGTGCCTCAAAATGCTACATCGGTAACTTATACTGCTGAGTACTTCAACGCACCGTTTTCGGATGTGACAAGTGTGACCGCACCGCTCAATAATGTCAGTATCCTTAATTATTACAACTTGACTCGTGCTGTAAGTTTAATCGATGCCCAAGTTGTTCTCTCTTGGGATGGAACAAGCGGCGTATCCGATTTGGTGGACTTACGCGTAGCACGATGGAATGGTTCGTCTTGGGTTGATGCAGGCGTGGCGTCAACAACAGGGAATGCTTCTGCAGGAACGATTCGCTCCGGGGTAATTTCTATTTTCCCATCGAATATTACACTTGGTTCAACTTCTACCGATAACCCATTGCCGGTTGAATTGGCCACTTTTACGCATAAAGTGACCCGTGGCGGTGTTGAGCTCAAATGGGAGACGATTTCAGAAGCGAATAATGCCGGATTTACCATTCAACGCCGAGGTGTTGGGGTTGAAGAGTGGTCATCTTTAGGATTTGTAAGAGGAAATGGAACAACCTCTGAACGAAAGAGTTACACCTTTACCGACAAAGAAGCGAAAGGAAAATACGAATACCGTTTAGCGCAAGTGGATTTTGATGGAACCCTTAATTTTTCTTCGGTGATAGAAGTGAATGCCACCTTGCCGAGAGAATTTGCATTAGGTCAAAATTATCCGAATCCATTTAATCCATCCACGACCATTCGTTATGATGTGGCTGAATTTTCGGATATTTCACTACGCGTTTACGATATTCTTGGTAGAGAGGTAGCGACCTTAATTAATCAAGCTCAAGATGCCGGGACATATCAAGTTCCATTTCAAGCTGGGAATTTGGGTTTAAGCAGCGGAGTCTATTTTTATAGAATTACGGCGAAATCATCAAGTTCAACATTTGTTCAAACCAAGAAGATGATGCTTTTGAAGTAA
- a CDS encoding SRPBCC family protein: MPKYRASIDIQSTPEKVFHFHDDTSNLLRITPPDTRVELVSATPAGKGQRVKLSVTQFGFLKNTWEVEITTYEPPRKMIDEQLHGPFHKWVQTRTVMDLGNGLTRLTDEVEYELPMHAIGDFFAGRFVAAEISKMFEYRQRKTKEILEN, encoded by the coding sequence ATGCCCAAATATCGCGCATCGATTGATATTCAATCAACACCAGAAAAAGTATTTCATTTTCATGATGATACTTCAAATTTACTTCGAATAACGCCTCCAGACACAAGAGTTGAGTTGGTTTCAGCAACTCCGGCCGGAAAAGGTCAACGCGTCAAGCTTTCGGTAACTCAATTTGGATTTTTGAAGAACACGTGGGAGGTTGAGATTACAACTTATGAACCGCCGAGGAAGATGATTGATGAGCAACTTCACGGTCCATTTCACAAATGGGTACAAACAAGAACGGTTATGGATTTGGGGAATGGGTTAACCCGTTTAACAGATGAGGTTGAATATGAATTACCGATGCATGCAATTGGAGATTTTTTTGCAGGTCGTTTTGTTGCCGCTGAAATTTCAAAAATGTTTGAATATCGGCAGCGTAAAACAAAAGAAATTTTAGAAAATTAA
- a CDS encoding radical SAM protein, with product MSALNMAESVSVTPQIDPSILSGVSQKNNFKKKKWLLVQPKSKTNLMVDSGKVSIPLNLMMVGTLVKQDFDVDFIDERTGDKVPEDLSGYDVVAITARTLNVSNAYDIADKAKSQGKRVIMGGTHPTMMFQEAKDHCDSVVFGEIESVWDELKSDVENDAMKPQYKAGAFKSMTEMGMPDFNIVLNSKHAKNYSFRIPLLATKGCPVGCNFCTTPTIYGKSFRTRDSQRVVDEINFHQSRLGKKDIHISFMDDNISFKPAFMDELMNSIAPTGAKWNANISMNFLESPSVPKAAKEAGCELLNIGFESVTPETIKYVHKGSNRVGRYDEVVDNVHKNGIGIQGYFIFGFDTDTKNSFQGTYDFIMRNRIEFPVFTIATPFPGTPWFDEIKPRIRHFDWDKYDTFHYMYKPEKLGEMEFLENFIKVQREVYSWKSIWYRMQGKPMNWLWAVNIAMHYFTRRLKPEMLM from the coding sequence ATGAGTGCTCTCAATATGGCAGAGTCGGTTTCTGTCACACCCCAAATTGATCCTTCCATTTTAAGCGGGGTTTCCCAAAAAAATAATTTTAAGAAAAAGAAGTGGCTTTTGGTTCAGCCCAAAAGTAAAACGAACCTTATGGTTGATTCGGGAAAGGTAAGTATCCCGCTCAATTTGATGATGGTTGGCACGCTTGTCAAACAAGATTTCGACGTTGATTTTATCGATGAACGAACGGGAGACAAGGTTCCAGAAGATCTTTCTGGATATGATGTTGTGGCGATTACCGCAAGAACACTTAATGTGAGTAATGCTTACGATATCGCTGATAAGGCGAAGTCTCAAGGCAAACGGGTCATTATGGGAGGTACTCACCCAACTATGATGTTTCAAGAGGCGAAAGATCATTGCGATTCTGTGGTGTTCGGCGAAATTGAATCCGTTTGGGATGAGCTTAAAAGCGATGTTGAAAATGATGCGATGAAGCCACAATACAAGGCTGGGGCATTCAAATCGATGACCGAAATGGGGATGCCCGATTTTAACATTGTTTTAAACTCCAAGCATGCAAAAAATTACAGTTTCAGAATACCATTACTTGCAACAAAAGGATGCCCTGTCGGATGTAATTTTTGCACAACACCAACGATTTACGGAAAGTCTTTTCGAACACGAGATTCTCAACGAGTTGTTGATGAAATAAACTTCCATCAATCCCGATTAGGAAAAAAAGATATTCATATCTCATTTATGGATGACAACATCAGTTTTAAGCCTGCATTTATGGATGAGCTGATGAATTCGATAGCGCCAACGGGAGCAAAGTGGAATGCAAATATTTCAATGAATTTTTTGGAAAGCCCATCGGTGCCAAAAGCCGCGAAAGAAGCGGGATGTGAGTTGTTAAACATCGGGTTTGAATCAGTAACTCCTGAAACGATCAAGTATGTTCATAAAGGCTCGAATCGGGTTGGGCGATATGATGAAGTGGTTGACAATGTTCACAAAAATGGAATTGGGATTCAAGGGTATTTTATATTTGGCTTCGATACAGATACAAAAAATAGTTTTCAAGGGACTTACGATTTCATCATGCGAAATCGTATTGAGTTTCCTGTTTTCACGATCGCCACGCCATTTCCGGGAACGCCTTGGTTTGATGAAATAAAACCGCGGATTCGTCATTTTGATTGGGACAAATACGATACTTTTCATTATATGTATAAACCTGAAAAACTCGGTGAAATGGAATTTCTTGAAAATTTTATCAAGGTCCAGCGTGAAGTTTATTCTTGGAAATCAATTTGGTATCGGATGCAAGGGAAGCCTATGAATTGGCTTTGGGCTGTAAATATTGCGATGCACTATTTTACAAGAAGGCTTAAGCCTGAAATGCTGATGTAA
- a CDS encoding aminoacetone oxidase family FAD-binding enzyme, with product MPTLSIIGGGAAGMCAAIRARQIQKEKFPNSNLRITIYERNPRLGIKIRISGGGKCNITHEGDMMAVLREGFQLSNEKNFLKPSFFHLSNTQVLNWLHERHVETYTRDNGRVFPVSGRAEDVLEVFETLLQENEIEVLTFSRVLDLKPKEQGFSLIVEIKAFVKEVFSDSVIISTGGVSYSKTGTTGDGIKFAKKMGHKIENPLAALAPIYFHEKPKKDWVGVSLRDVTLFARNSSNEIPKIRGDVLITHIGISGPACLSISRHVAENITANHTEKNSNPFPIEMCVDFLPEKNEQDLQLSLIEYGQRNSTQLVKTLIGTLIPNALVEDFFLQSENQLDQKWNSLQKEKRKSIASILKSFKLGRVLEVPIEKGEVSAGGVSLKDVNPKTMQSRLIQNLYFAGEVLDVAGEVGGFNLQAAYSTGWVSGEHAALQMLQSKG from the coding sequence ATGCCAACTCTTTCGATAATCGGTGGCGGGGCCGCCGGAATGTGCGCTGCAATTCGAGCTCGCCAAATCCAAAAAGAAAAATTTCCAAACTCAAATCTTCGTATAACGATTTACGAACGAAATCCTCGATTAGGGATAAAGATTAGGATTTCTGGAGGGGGCAAATGCAACATTACCCACGAAGGCGACATGATGGCTGTTCTTCGAGAAGGGTTTCAGTTAAGTAATGAAAAGAATTTTCTTAAACCTTCATTTTTCCATTTGTCCAATACACAAGTCTTGAATTGGCTTCATGAACGACATGTAGAAACCTATACACGCGATAACGGTCGAGTATTTCCCGTTTCGGGTCGGGCCGAAGATGTTTTAGAAGTTTTTGAGACCTTGCTTCAAGAAAATGAGATTGAGGTACTGACTTTTTCACGGGTATTAGATTTAAAACCAAAAGAGCAGGGGTTTTCATTGATCGTTGAAATCAAAGCGTTTGTCAAAGAGGTTTTCTCCGACTCAGTTATCATTTCAACAGGTGGGGTTTCATACTCAAAAACGGGAACCACCGGCGATGGAATCAAATTCGCCAAAAAAATGGGGCATAAAATCGAAAACCCCCTTGCCGCTCTTGCACCCATCTACTTTCATGAAAAACCAAAAAAGGATTGGGTTGGCGTTTCTTTGCGCGATGTAACTCTATTTGCAAGGAACTCTTCTAATGAAATTCCAAAGATACGTGGCGATGTCCTTATCACACATATAGGAATTTCTGGACCAGCATGTCTTTCGATTTCTCGACATGTTGCCGAAAATATTACAGCCAACCATACTGAAAAAAATTCTAACCCTTTTCCAATTGAAATGTGTGTGGATTTCTTACCCGAAAAAAATGAACAAGATCTACAACTTTCATTAATTGAATACGGCCAGCGAAATAGCACGCAACTCGTAAAAACGTTAATTGGTACGCTTATTCCAAACGCATTGGTTGAAGATTTTTTTCTTCAATCTGAAAACCAACTTGATCAAAAATGGAATTCACTTCAAAAAGAAAAACGAAAAAGTATTGCCTCAATACTTAAATCTTTCAAATTAGGTCGTGTTCTTGAGGTTCCAATTGAAAAGGGTGAGGTTTCTGCGGGTGGCGTCTCGCTCAAAGATGTAAATCCTAAAACAATGCAATCTAGGCTTATTCAAAATTTATATTTTGCCGGAGAAGTCCTTGATGTGGCTGGAGAAGTTGGAGGTTTTAATTTGCAAGCGGCATATTCAACCGGTTGGGTTTCGGGTGAACACGCCGCTTTGCAGATGCTTCAAAGTAAGGGATAA
- a CDS encoding TIGR00730 family Rossman fold protein — protein sequence MPQEKSNKKPSSLKASSKKATPSKGKKNLDVKFSRVGSKVVRRTNASGLSVSPLNKTQNKIHLSPSALKEWGEMSHDGWRTFRIMSEFVTGFDKLSEVGPAVTIFGSARIKETDPFYKLTVHLAKLLVKEGFAVITGGGPGIMEAGNRGAHESNGASVGLNIKLPFEQKSNPYVDPDKSITFKYFFARKAMFMKYSQALIVMPGGYGTLDELTEALTLIQTQKITMFPVILVGKTFWSGLIHWIKKVLIEEKSYVGVNDFDFVSVVDSPEEALKVIKEFYPDGNYLPNF from the coding sequence ATGCCACAAGAAAAATCAAATAAGAAACCTTCATCATTAAAAGCTTCTTCAAAAAAAGCAACCCCTTCTAAAGGAAAAAAAAATTTAGATGTGAAGTTTTCACGCGTTGGATCTAAGGTTGTTCGCCGAACAAATGCTTCCGGGTTATCAGTCTCACCCTTAAATAAAACTCAAAATAAAATTCATCTTTCTCCTTCTGCCTTAAAGGAATGGGGAGAGATGAGTCATGATGGTTGGCGCACGTTTCGAATTATGTCTGAATTTGTAACAGGGTTTGATAAGCTTTCAGAAGTTGGCCCAGCCGTCACAATTTTTGGCTCAGCAAGAATTAAAGAGACAGATCCTTTTTATAAACTCACCGTTCACTTAGCTAAACTTCTTGTGAAAGAAGGATTTGCTGTTATCACGGGTGGTGGGCCGGGAATAATGGAGGCCGGCAATCGTGGGGCACATGAATCCAATGGGGCTTCAGTTGGGCTGAATATCAAGCTCCCTTTTGAACAAAAATCAAACCCTTATGTTGATCCTGATAAATCCATCACTTTCAAATACTTCTTCGCACGGAAAGCAATGTTTATGAAGTATTCCCAAGCCTTAATTGTAATGCCGGGTGGATACGGTACTCTTGATGAGCTAACAGAGGCCTTAACTTTAATTCAAACCCAAAAGATTACAATGTTTCCTGTTATTCTTGTAGGAAAAACCTTTTGGAGCGGCTTAATCCATTGGATTAAGAAGGTTCTCATCGAAGAAAAGAGTTATGTGGGTGTTAATGATTTTGACTTTGTCTCCGTTGTGGATTCGCCTGAAGAAGCATTAAAAGTTATTAAAGAGTTTTACCCCGACGGCAATTACCTTCCAAATTTTTAA